Proteins from one Microbacterium proteolyticum genomic window:
- a CDS encoding DMT family transporter — protein MSWIVLAVSGVLEAVWATALGRSEGFTKLWPSVVFAVALVASMGGLAWAMREIPTGTAYAVWVGIGAALTVVVAMVGGAEPVSVVKILLILGLVGCVVGLKIVSDTH, from the coding sequence ATGTCGTGGATCGTTCTGGCCGTCTCCGGCGTCCTGGAAGCGGTGTGGGCCACAGCGCTCGGCCGGTCGGAGGGCTTCACCAAGCTCTGGCCGAGCGTCGTGTTCGCCGTCGCGCTGGTGGCCAGCATGGGCGGGCTCGCGTGGGCGATGAGAGAGATCCCGACGGGGACGGCGTACGCGGTCTGGGTCGGGATCGGAGCGGCGCTCACCGTGGTCGTCGCCATGGTCGGGGGAGCGGAGCCGGTATCGGTGGTGAAGATCCTGCTGATCCTGGGTCTCGTCGGCTGCGTGGTGGGCCTGAAGATCGTCAGTGACACCCACTGA